The Symphalangus syndactylus isolate Jambi chromosome 3, NHGRI_mSymSyn1-v2.1_pri, whole genome shotgun sequence genome has a segment encoding these proteins:
- the TXN gene encoding thioredoxin isoform X2, whose product MVKQIESKTAFQEALDAAGDKLVVVDFSATWCGPCKMIKPFFHDVASECEVKCMPTFQFFKKGQKVGEFSGANKEKLEATINELV is encoded by the exons ATGGTGAAGCAGATCGAGAGCAAG ACTGCTTTTCAGGAAGCCTTGGACGCTGCAGGTGATAAACTTGTAGTAGTTGACTTCTCAGCCACGTGGTGTGGGCCTTGCAAAATGATCAAGCCTTTCTTTCAT GATGTTGCTTCAGAGTGTGAAGTCAAATGCATGCCAAcattccagttttttaaaaagggacaaaAG GTGGGTGAATTTTCTGGAGCCAATAAGGAAAAGCTTGAAGCCACCATTAATGAATTAGTCTAA
- the TXN gene encoding thioredoxin isoform X1, translating to MVKQIESKTAFQEALDAAGDKLVVVDFSATWCGPCKMIKPFFHSLSEKYSNVIFLEVDVDDCQDVASECEVKCMPTFQFFKKGQKVGEFSGANKEKLEATINELV from the exons ATGGTGAAGCAGATCGAGAGCAAG ACTGCTTTTCAGGAAGCCTTGGACGCTGCAGGTGATAAACTTGTAGTAGTTGACTTCTCAGCCACGTGGTGTGGGCCTTGCAAAATGATCAAGCCTTTCTTTCAT tCCCTCTCCGAAAAGTATTCCAACGTGATATTCCTTGAAGTAGATGTGGATGACTGTCAG GATGTTGCTTCAGAGTGTGAAGTCAAATGCATGCCAAcattccagttttttaaaaagggacaaaAG GTGGGTGAATTTTCTGGAGCCAATAAGGAAAAGCTTGAAGCCACCATTAATGAATTAGTCTAA